DNA sequence from the Sulfoacidibacillus ferrooxidans genome:
AGTGGGCGATGTCCTTATGGATTCTGGGCGCTATGAGGTCACTGTGCGCGGAGAATTGATCGAGCTTACGCCACGGGAGTTTGAACTGTTGCATTATTTGCTGAAAAATTTGGATCGTGTGGTTAGTCGCGATCAACTGCTAGACGGTGTATGGGGATATGAGTACGCTGGGGACACGCGGCTTGTCGATGTGCACATCAGTCACTTGCGCGATAAGGTGGAGGAAGACCCGAAAAATCCGCGGTATATCAAGACGGTACGTGGTGTAGGCTATAAATTTGTGCGAGGGGAGTAAAAGTATGTGAATTTTTTGAGCATTGAACCGTGGATTGTGATAGGAGCCATTTGTGTGGTGCCTATCTTCTATACTTTATATCGGGAATATCATGTGCGCAAATGGCAACACGCACTTGCGCAGGTGCTAGACGCGGGGATTTCGCAGCGTGAATTGCCTGCGCGGATCGCAGTGGGTGGGCGTGAGCTGCACATTTTGTCGCGGGTGTATGAACTGGCTGAGTTGATGCGTGAGGCGCGCGAGGAAACGATGCAAGAGCGCAGTAAGCTTGAGGGGATCATGGAGCCGCTGGTCAGTGGTGTGATTGTGATTGATCGGGCGGGGAAGATCGTGCTTGTCAATGCGGCTGTTCAGCGTCTTCTTAGCCTCAATGAAGACGATATGGTCGGACGCTGGCACTGGGAGGCGGGTCACCACTATGGGCTCGCGTCGTTAGTCGATGAGGCGATCGCATATGGGGTTGTTCAAAAGCGGGAAGTACAATTACACAAGCCGCAGGAACTGACGCTTGAAGCGCACGTGACACCGATTAAGCAGTCCAATGGCTCGATTGCAGGGGCGGTTGTGCTCTTGCACGATGTGAGTGAATGGCGCCGTTTGGAACGGATGCGCAGTGATTTTGTGGCCAATGTCTCGCATGAACTGCGAACGCCGATTACAGCGCTCAAGGGATTTGCTGAGACGCTTCTGGACGGGGCATTGCTGGATCAGACGACTGCTAGGCAATTTGTGCAGATCATGCAGGATGAAGCGGATCGCATTGGGCGGTTGGTCGAAGATTTGCTAGATCTGTCGCGCATTGAAGCCAAGCAGATCGACCTCCATTTGGCACCTGTGGAAGCGGAGTGGATTATGCAACGGGTGGTCGATACATTTTCTGGACATGCGTCGGATGCGGGCGTGGCTCTAGCGCAGGAAGTGATCGGACGTGGGCCAATTGTGGCGTTAGCTGACAGTGATCGGTTGCGTCAGGTGTTAATCAATCTTGTCAATAATGCATTACAGTTCACCCCTGCAGGCGGCAGTATCACGCTGACGGCTGAGCGCAAGGGCGATCGGATCGTATTTGCGGTGCAAGATTCAGGTGTAGGTATCCCGCCTGCAGATGCACAACGTGTATTTGAGCGCTTCTACCGTGTGGATAAGACGCGCAGCAGACAATCAGGTGGCACGGGACTCGGCCTTGCGATCGTGAAACATCTAGTGGAGTCCCACGGTGGTCATGTCGGCGTATATTCAGAAGTAGGCCAAGGTAGCCGCTTCTTCTTTGATGTGGCAAGCGTGGATGCAGATGGAGACGAGCTCTAGGCTCTGTGGCGTGGCGCGAATGGTGGCGTGACCATGGGATACATGGAGCACATGGAGCACATGGAGCACATGGAGCACATGGAGCAGGGAAATGGGAATTATTGAGATAGCTATCTTGTGATACAGCA
Encoded proteins:
- the pnpS gene encoding two-component system histidine kinase PnpS, which encodes MNFLSIEPWIVIGAICVVPIFYTLYREYHVRKWQHALAQVLDAGISQRELPARIAVGGRELHILSRVYELAELMREAREETMQERSKLEGIMEPLVSGVIVIDRAGKIVLVNAAVQRLLSLNEDDMVGRWHWEAGHHYGLASLVDEAIAYGVVQKREVQLHKPQELTLEAHVTPIKQSNGSIAGAVVLLHDVSEWRRLERMRSDFVANVSHELRTPITALKGFAETLLDGALLDQTTARQFVQIMQDEADRIGRLVEDLLDLSRIEAKQIDLHLAPVEAEWIMQRVVDTFSGHASDAGVALAQEVIGRGPIVALADSDRLRQVLINLVNNALQFTPAGGSITLTAERKGDRIVFAVQDSGVGIPPADAQRVFERFYRVDKTRSRQSGGTGLGLAIVKHLVESHGGHVGVYSEVGQGSRFFFDVASVDADGDEL